Proteins found in one Aspergillus puulaauensis MK2 DNA, chromosome 8, nearly complete sequence genomic segment:
- a CDS encoding putative MFS transporter (COG:G;~EggNog:ENOG410PJZW;~InterPro:IPR020846,IPR011701,IPR036259;~PFAM:PF07690;~TransMembrane:12 (i60-77o101-124i136-156o162-181i193-212o224-244i293-322o328-349i356-374o386-405i417-437o449-472i);~go_function: GO:0022857 - transmembrane transporter activity [Evidence IEA];~go_process: GO:0055085 - transmembrane transport [Evidence IEA]), with protein sequence MTTKEPPSSEQIESADAIAPVVEEQPKTTPTGEKAAQFLATVGGDRTFTPEEEKKVLRRIDLRVLPLLLGAYFFQQLDKSSLSYVSIFGLVEDANLVGQQYSWLGSILYIAQLVMQPLAALVLVKLPTGKVIGSAIFLWGSSLTIMTACTDFPSLLGLRFCLGAFEAMIAPSCIAVTQMWWRRGEQTWRAALWNAMNGVTAIVGSLFTYGLGHIQSDTLYSYQTIFLLCGLLTVLYSILVLIYMPDSPMEAKFLGEREKVIAVERLRANQMGIISREWRWDHVWETLLDVKTWIWFILIIAISIPSGGISTFGSLIITSFGYTNFDAILFNLPFGAVQFVIILGGGWLASKLRTKGLVIAGIAMIAAVGTILLLTVSREQKGVLLFGYYLVSCLAGITPLVYAWEAQNTAGDTKRKCTSAVVLIGMCTGNVIGPQLYSLDQAPEYRPGLISNLIMFVLVAIIAIIADLYLYWLNKRHAKKREALGKTARVVDESMVRKDQIQASKAAEVEDAGKGGSREVDKGFLDMTDLKNEDFIYVY encoded by the exons ATGACGACAAAAGAACCCCCTTCTTCTGAGCAGATCGAGTCCGCGGACGCAATCGCACCCGTGGTCGAAGAACAGCCCAAAACGACCCCCACCGGTGAGAAGGCCGCGCAGTTTCTGGCCACAGTGGGCGGAGACCGCACATTCAcgccagaagaagagaagaaagtgCTGCGACGGATCGATCTGCGCGTTCTcccactgctgctgggtgcatatttcttccagcagctcgacAAGTCCAGTTTGTCGTACGTTTCCATCTTCGGgctggttgaggatgcgAATCTTGTCGGCCAGCAGTATTCATGGCTGGGCTCCATCTTGTATATCGCTCAGCTTGTCATGCAGCCGCTTGCAGCACTGGTCCTGGTGAAGCTTCCCACAGGAAAGGTTATCGGCTCAGCAATCTTTCTCTGGGGGAGTTCCTTGACGATAATGACGGCTTGTACCGACTTCCCTAGCTTACTAGGGCTGAGGTTTTGTTTAGGCGCGTTCGAGGCGATGATAG CCCCTTCCTGCATCGCTGTCACGCAGATGTGGTGGCGGCGAGGAGAGCAGACGTG GCGAGCTGCCCTCTGGAACGCGATGAACGGAGTAACTGCAATC GTCGGGAGTCTTTTCACATACGGCCTCGGTCACATTCAGAGCGACACTTTGTACTCCTACCAG accatcttcctcctctgcggTCTTTTAACCGTTCTATATTCCATACTCGTTCTGATATACATGCCCGACTCCCCCATGgaggccaagttcctcgGCGAGCGCGAGAAAGTCATCGCCGTCGAGCGCCTCCGCGCCAACCAGATGGGTATTATATCGCGTGAGTGGCGTTGGGACCATGTCTGGGAGACTCTACTCGACGTGAAGACCTGGATCTGGTTTATTCTTATCATTGCTATCTC AATCCCTAGCGGCGGAATCAGCACATTCGGTAGCCTGATCATCACTTCCTTCGGATATACAAATTTCGACGCGATCTTGTTCAACCTCCCCTTCGGGGCAGTGCAATTTGTCATTATCCTAGGGGGCGGGTGGCTCGCCAGCAAGCTGCGAACAAAAGGGCTGGTGATTGCCGGCATTGCGATGATTGCGGCCGTGGGCACGATTCTCCTCCTTACTGTTTCGAGAGAGCAGAAGGGTGTGCTTTTATTTGGGTATTATCTG GTATCCTGTCTCGCTGGAATCACACCTCTAGTCTACGCCTGGGAGGCTCAGAATACTGCTGGTGATACGAAGAGGAAGTGCACGTCTGCTGTTGTGCTTATTGGAATGTGCACTGGAAAT GTCATCGGTCCCCAACTCTACTCCCTAGACCAGGCACCCGAGTACCGACCGGGGTTGATCTCGAACTTGATCATGTTTGTCCTTGTTGCTATAATTGCTAT TATCGCGGACCTATACCTCTACTGGCTCAACAAGCGTCACGCAAAGAAACGCGAAGCTCTCGGTAAAACTGCGCGAGTAGTTGACGAGTCCATGGTCAGGAAGGATCAGATCCAGGCGAGCAAGGCTGCTGAGGTGGAGGATGCTGGGAAGGGGGGGAGCCGCGAGGTGGACAAGGGATTCTTGGATATGACGGATCTGAAGAACGAGGATTTCATATACGTATACTAG
- a CDS encoding ankyrin repeat domain-containing protein (COG:M;~EggNog:ENOG410PKKZ;~InterPro:IPR002110,IPR036770,IPR020683;~PFAM:PF12796,PF00023,PF13637,PF13857;~go_function: GO:0005515 - protein binding [Evidence IEA]), with product MAVDELVSACQEGKTLHVKTLLDEGLSPRLGLRKALEEAILHNHADIVKLLLKRGVLDQCMVESSEDECPWPLEPADTTGSLQFAAINGKIDVVRALLEWDIRLVDCVDSLKRTALSFAARAGHIETVHVLLVATADINAVDVDGLTALDHAQAAGNRDVVELLEAKLTRVEA from the coding sequence ATGGCCGTTGACGAGTTGGTAAGTGCCTGTCAAGAAGGCAAAACCCTACACGTCAAGACCCTATTAGATGAAGGATTAAGCCCTCGTCTCGGTCTACGAAAGGCTCTCGAGGAAGCCATTTTGCATAATCACGCCGACATTGTGAAACTGCTACTCAAGAGAGGCGTATTAGATCAGTGCATGGTGGAATCATCAGAAGATGAATGCCCTTGGCCACTGGAACCCGCAGATACTACTGGAAGCTTACAGTTCGCCGCAATTAACGGAAAGATAGACGTCGTTAGAGCGTTGTTGGAATGGGACATTCGGCTCGTGGACTGTGTGGATAGCCTTAAACGCACGGCTCTTTCTTTCGCAGCCCGGGCGGGTCATATTGAGACGGTACATGTCCTGCTTGTTGCTACTGCAGATATAAATGCTGTGGATGTTGATGGCTTGACAGCACTGGACCATGCTCAAGCAGCCGGTAATAGAGACGTTGTTGAGCTGCTAGAGGCGAAGCTTACAAGGGTTGAAGCGTGA
- a CDS encoding Gfo/Idh/MocA family protein (COG:S;~EggNog:ENOG410PFBA;~InterPro:IPR004104,IPR000683,IPR036291;~PFAM:PF02894,PF01408;~go_function: GO:0016491 - oxidoreductase activity [Evidence IEA]), producing MVKKYALVGTGGRAIFFYTAIVKDFAQTAQLVGFCDTNQTRLDYANSRLEALGHAPVPAFLASDFDRMIAETKPDDVIVTTIDRTHNIYIVRALELGCNVITEKPMTIDVPRCREIFSAVERTGKKVTVSFNYRYAPHNTKIYELLASGAIGEVNSVHFEWLLNTQHGADYFRRWHRDKRNSGGLLVHKSTHHFDLVNFWLQSRPETVVAMGDLKFYGRENAERRGETKFYSRAYGSDNAKDDHFALHLDRNPQLKAMYLDAEKEDAYYRDQSVFSDGISIEDTMGVMVRYRSGAVLTYSLTAYAPWEGFRVMFNGSKGRLEVEVVEQSYVNSGGEQALEGALESRSIVLRPLFGKPVEIEIPEGSGGHGGGDPQLLNDLFGEVSGDDPYRRAASHVDGALSILTGVAANQSIRTGQTVRVDDVFQV from the exons ATGGTAAAGAAATACGCCCTCGTCGGCACCGGCGGTAGAGCCATCTTCTTCTACACGGCAATAGTCAAAGACTTCGCCCAAACCGCGCAGCTGGTCGGATTCTGCGACACGAACCAAACACGCCTGGACTATGCAAACTCGCGTCTTGAAGCGCTTGGACATGCGCCAGTTCCAGCATTCCTCGCTTCGGACTTTGATCGCATGATTGCGGAAACGAAGCCGGATGATGTTATTGTCACGACCATCGACCGCACGCATAACATCTACATTGTCCGGGCGCTTGAACTCGGCTGTAATGTGATTACGGAGAAACCGATGACGATTGATGTCCCGCGATGTCGAGAGATCTTTTCTGCTGTAGAGAGGACTGGGAAGAAAGTCACGGTGTCGTTTAATTACCGCTATGCACCGCATAACACGAAGATATACGAGTTGCTGGCGTCTGGAGCGATTGGCGAGGTGAACTCGGTGCATTTTGAGTGGCTGCTGAATACGCAGCATGGGGCTGATTACTTTCGACGATG GCATCGAGATAAGAGAAACTCCGGCGGACTGCTGGTCCACAAATCAACCCACCACTTCGACCTGGTGAATTTCTGGCTACAGTCCCGACCAGAGACAGTAGTTGCAATGGGCGACTTGAAGTTCTACGGCCGCGAGAATGCAGAGAGGCGCGGGGAGACGAAGTTCTATTCGCGTGCGTATGGGAGCGACAACGCAAAGGACGACCACTTTGCGCTGCATCTTGATCGTAACCCTCAGCTGAAAGCTATGTATCTGGATgccgagaaggaagatgcgTACTACCGGGACCAGTCTGTGTTCAGCGACGGGATAAGCATTGAGGATACAATGGGCGTGATGGTGCGGTACCGTTCTGGTGCTGTTCTAACGTACAGCCTGACCGCGTATGCGCCGTGGGAGGGATTCAGGGTGATGTTCAACGGGAGTAAAGGGCGGTTGGAGGTCGAGGTTGTGGAACAGTCGTATGTGAATTCTGGTGGAGAGCAGGCGCTCGAGGGGGCATTGGAAAGCAGGTCGATTGTGCTGCGGCCGCTGTTTGGGAAGCCTGTTGAGATAGAGATTCCGGAGGGGAGTGGTGGGCATGGCGGAGGTGATCCCCAGCTGCTGAATGATCTGTTTGGCGAAGTATCTGGAGATGATCCCTATAGGAGAGCTGCATCCCATGTGGACGGCGCGTTGTCGATTCTCACGGGGGTGGCTGCAAATCAGTCTATCAGAACGGGGCAGACTGTGAGAGTGGATGATGTTTTCCAAGTATAG
- a CDS encoding uncharacterized protein (CAZy:CBM67;~CAZy:GH78;~COG:S;~EggNog:ENOG410PMI6;~InterPro:IPR016007,IPR008928,IPR013783,IPR035396, IPR008902,IPR013737,IPR035398,IPR012341;~PFAM:PF17390,PF17389,PF05592,PF08531;~go_process: GO:0005975 - carbohydrate metabolic process [Evidence IEA]): MALSISQVSFEHHRAALGIGESSPRISWRFEGNVSDWHQGAYELEVNRGGESNSFHVNSSSSVLVPWPSDPLESGEEAIVRVRSFGRQNQPDSPWSEPVAVEPGLLSDDDWQDAVAIASDRETEVNSTHRPIYFRKDFAVDKEVLSARLYITALGLYEAQLNGQRVGDHVLAPGWQAYNFRHEYNTYDVTDLLSQGQNTIGVTVGEGWYSGALSWDYTRNIYGDTLGALSLLAIKTSDGETTYIPTDETWKSATGPIVSSQIYDGEVYDSTQDIQGWSSPDFDASEWLGTHEVEFDKSVLAAPDAPPVRRIEERKLENIFSSASGKTVLDFGQNLVGWLRVRVKGPKGSTISFVHTEVMENGEVATRPLRNAKATDNITLSGEDQEWEPSFTFHGFRFVQVEGWPEETELNADSVTAIVVNTDLERTGFFNCSNPLLNKLHENIIWSMRGNFLSIPTDCPQRDERLGWTGDIHAFSRTANFIYNTAGFLRGWLKDVHSEQLVNDFAPPVVIPNVANMNQAASIWGDAVVAVPWALFQTFGDRGMLREQYAGAQDWIDKGILRNEVGLWNRSSFQFGDWLDPLAPPDEPGDATTSAYLVSDAYLIHSTEILANISSYLSLKDNAAKYTRDRANLTSAFGKAWISSNGTVANETQTGLTLPLYFKLFAQPSHYDKAISRLTDIVRDNEYKIGTGFAGTHILGHALSEYGAADVFYKTLLQEEVPGWLFQVIMNGTTTWERWDSMLANGSVNSGEMTSFNHYAVGSVGSWMHENIGGLSPAEPGWKRFNVDVKPGGGLTHAEESFLTPYGAAETRWRVDGGRFSLVVRVPPNTQAVVNVPGSPTDGKKRVVVGSGVHRFDSRVD, encoded by the exons ATGGCTCTATCAATCTCACAAGTCTCTTTCGAGCACCACCGCGCCGCCCTGGGGATCGGGGAGTCGAGCCCTAGAATCTCGTGGCGGTTCGAGGGCAACGTCTCCGACTGGCACCAGGGGGCCTACGAACTCGAAGTCAACCGAGGGGGTGAATCGAATTCATTCCATGTCAACTCCTCAAGCTCGGTTCTCGTTCCATGGCCAAGCGACCCGCTGGAGTCTGGCGAGGAGGCTATCGTCCGAGTCCGCTCGTTCGGCCGCCAGAACCAGCCTGACTCGCCCTGGTCTGAGCCCGTTGCTGTTGAGCCAGGTTTGCTGAGCGATGATGACTGGCAGGATGCTGTTGCTATTGCCTCGGATAGAGAGACCGAGGTGAACAGCACGCATAGGCCGATCTACTTCCGCAAGGACTTTGCCGTGGATAAAGAGGTTCTTTCGGCAAGGCTGTATATCACTGCTCTGGGTCTGTACGAGGCTCAGTTGAACGGCCAGCGTGTCGGCGACCATGTCCTTGCGCCTGGCTGGCAGGCGTACAATTTCCGCCACGAGTATAACACCTACGATGTCACGGACCTCCTGAGTCAGGGCCAGAATACGATTGGGGTTACCGTTGGGGAGGGCTGGTATTCTGGTGCCCTTTCCTGGGATTATACACGAAATATCTACGGAGACACCCTTGGTGCTCTGTCGTTGCTGGCGATTAAGACGTCTGATGGTGAGACAACTTATATACCCACGGATGAGACGTGGAAATCAGCCACTGGGCCTATTGTCTCGTCTCAGATATATGATGGGGAGGTCTACGACTCGACTCAAGATATACAGGGATGGTCCTCGCCGGACTTCGACGCTTCGGAATGGCTGGGGACTCATGAAGTTGAGTTCGACAAGAGCGTTCTGGCTGCTCCAGATGCACCGCCTGTTCGCCGCATTGAAGAGCGAAAGCTGGAAAACATCTTCTCGAGTGCGTCGGGGAAGACGGTCCTCGACTTTGGACAGAACCTCGTTGGATGGCTCCGGGTTCGTGTCAAGGGTCCAAAAGGGAGCACTATCAGCTTTGTGCATACCGAAG TCATGGAAAACGGCGAAGTGGCAACCAGACCATTACGAAACGCCAAAGCAACAGACAACATCACGCTCTCGGGCGAAGACCAAGAATGGGAGCCCTCATTCACATTCCACGGCTTCCGCTTCGTCCAGGTCGAAGGCTGGCCAGAGGAAACAGAATTGAATGCCGACTCGGTCACGGCCATCGTGGTCAACACGGACCTGGAGCGGACGGGGTTCTTCAACTGCTCGAACCCTCTCCTTAACAAACTCCACGAGAACATCATCTGGTCGATGCGTGGCAACTTCCTCTCTATCCCGACTGACTGCCCGCAGCGCGATGAGAGACTCGGCTGGACTGGAGATATCCATGCCTTTTCGCGTACGGCGAATTTCATATACAACACCGCTGGATTCCTCCGTGGGTGGCTGAAGGATGTGCATTCAGAACAACTGGTTAATGACT TTGCCCCGCCAGTTGTTATTCCAAACGTAGCGAACATGAACCAGGCAGCCTCCATCTGGGGCGACGCCGTCGTTGCCGTTCCCTGGGCCCTGTTCCAAACATTCGGAGACAGGGGAATGCTCAGGGAGCAGTACGCCGGAGCCCAAGACTGGATCGACAAGGGCATCCTACGAAATGAAGTCGGGCTATGGAACCGCTCATCCTTCCAGTTCGGAGACTGGCTGGATCCCCTGGCACCGCCTGATGAACCTGGAGATGCGACAACGAGTGCGTATCTGGTTTCAGACGCCTATCTCATCCATAGTACCGAGATTCTGGCCAATATATCATCGTACCTCTCGCTCAAGGATAATGCGGCGAAGTATACCCGGGACCGCGCGAATCTCACGTCTGCCTTTGGCAAAGCCTGGATCTCGAGTAATGGGACCGTTGCGAATGAGACGCAGACTGGGCTTACGCTGCCGTTGTACTTTAAATTATTCGCGCAGCCTTCGCACTACGACAAGGCGATATCCCGGCTTACCGATATCGTCAGGGACAATGAATATAAAATCGGGACTGGGTTTGCCGGAACACATATCCTCGGCCATGCATTATCCGAGTACGGCGCCGCGGACGTTTTCTACAAGACACTGCTCCAGGAGGAGGTTCCTGGCTGGTTATTCCAGGTTATAATGAACGGGACGACGACCTGGGAGCGGTGGGACAGTATGCTCGCGAACGGAAGCGTCAACTCGGGCGAGATGACCTCGTTTAACCACTACGCTGTCGGGTCTGTGGGCAGCTGGATGCATGAGAATATCGGTGGGTTGAGTCCGGCTGAGCCTGGGTGGAAGAGGTTCAATGTCGATGTTAAGCCTGGGGGTGGATTGACGCATGCTGAGGAGAGTTTCCTGACCCCTTATGGGGCTGCAGAGACGAGGTGGAGGGTTGATGGGGGGAGGTTTAGCTTGGTTGTTAGGGTTCCGCCCAACACGCAGGCTGTTGTGAATGTCCCTGGTAGTCCTAcagatgggaagaagagggttgttgttgggtctGGTGTGCATCGCTTTGATAGTCGAGTGGACTAG